In Nitrospira lenta, one genomic interval encodes:
- a CDS encoding Stp1/IreP family PP2C-type Ser/Thr phosphatase, with protein sequence MPLAVTHSALSDIGRRRSHNEDRCCTDTTLGLFLVCDGMGGSKAGEIASGLAVETIHRHINEASQNAAFPMIGQSDPTISPSGNRLLSAICDANRVIHREGHKNPDWAGMGTTVVAVLLTNRLMSFAHVGDSRLYLVRARAIQPLTTDHSWVAEQVRAGLMTEAEAEQSPRRNLVTRALGVAPEVDITIGEAELQEGDRLLLCSDGLTKGVETARLLNVLTHTDDMIGATRRLVALANEAGGDDNTTVITIAVHEATEQPM encoded by the coding sequence ATGCCGCTTGCCGTTACCCATAGTGCACTTTCTGATATCGGTCGCAGACGATCGCACAATGAAGACCGTTGCTGCACCGACACTACCTTAGGCCTCTTCCTTGTCTGCGACGGCATGGGCGGCAGTAAGGCCGGCGAGATTGCCAGCGGCCTCGCAGTTGAAACCATTCACCGTCATATCAATGAAGCGTCACAGAACGCTGCGTTCCCCATGATCGGTCAATCCGACCCAACCATTTCGCCATCAGGAAATCGTCTCCTCAGCGCGATCTGCGATGCCAATCGCGTCATTCATCGTGAGGGACACAAAAATCCTGACTGGGCCGGGATGGGAACGACCGTCGTCGCAGTACTGCTCACCAACCGACTGATGTCGTTCGCTCATGTCGGTGACAGCCGCCTCTACCTGGTCCGCGCCCGTGCCATTCAGCCCCTGACAACCGATCACTCCTGGGTGGCTGAACAGGTGCGCGCTGGCCTGATGACTGAAGCCGAAGCCGAGCAATCGCCACGGCGCAACCTCGTGACCCGCGCCTTGGGAGTGGCACCGGAAGTCGACATCACCATCGGCGAGGCAGAGTTACAGGAAGGCGACCGGCTCTTGCTCTGTTCGGATGGCCTGACAAAAGGCGTCGAGACAGCGCGGCTCCTCAATGTCCTGACACACACCGATGACATGATCGGCGCAACCCGGCGCTTGGTCGCCCTCGCCAATGAGGCTGGCGGAGACGACAATACAACCGTCATCACCATCGCTGTCCATGAGGCCACGGAACAACCGATGTAG
- a CDS encoding PHP domain-containing protein codes for MSRIDLHLHTTHSDGSQSPAEVVRLAHEAGVSALAITDHDITTGLPEAITAGQELGIEIIPGIEISSRHGESELHVLGYFLKWEDAQLNARLMTLREGRHRRNPKIIELLQAAGIDITYDEVRAVAGSDSVGRPHIARVLMEKKVVTTAKEAFDRFLAEGKAAYVPRDLPAPVDAIGWIKDAGGLAVLAHPTWVKTPEGTLTDLARQLKGQGLDGVEVHYSTHTPRQTRAYLSLAKQLGLLVTGGSDFHGMTKPDIEVGTGKGSLHVPDHLLPKLKDAVARL; via the coding sequence ATGAGCCGTATCGATCTCCATCTACACACGACCCATTCAGACGGCAGCCAGTCCCCAGCTGAAGTAGTCAGACTCGCCCATGAGGCAGGCGTCTCTGCCCTGGCCATCACTGATCACGACATCACCACCGGCCTTCCTGAAGCCATCACGGCGGGACAGGAACTCGGCATTGAGATCATCCCAGGAATCGAAATTAGCTCACGCCACGGTGAGTCGGAACTGCATGTCCTGGGTTACTTTCTCAAATGGGAGGATGCCCAACTCAACGCACGCCTGATGACGCTTCGAGAGGGCCGGCATCGCCGCAATCCCAAGATCATCGAGTTGCTGCAAGCTGCCGGCATCGACATCACCTACGATGAAGTGCGAGCCGTCGCAGGGAGCGATTCGGTAGGCCGCCCGCATATCGCCCGGGTGCTTATGGAGAAGAAGGTCGTGACAACAGCCAAGGAAGCGTTCGATCGATTTCTCGCCGAAGGCAAAGCCGCCTATGTCCCGCGAGACCTCCCCGCCCCTGTCGATGCGATCGGCTGGATCAAGGATGCCGGAGGGCTGGCAGTCCTCGCGCACCCCACCTGGGTCAAAACACCCGAAGGTACGCTGACTGACTTAGCCCGTCAGTTGAAAGGGCAGGGCCTGGACGGAGTCGAAGTCCACTACAGCACCCACACCCCACGACAGACCCGCGCCTATTTGAGTCTCGCGAAGCAATTGGGGCTCTTGGTCACGGGCGGCAGCGACTTTCACGGTATGACCAAGCCCGATATCGAAGTTGGAACCGGGAAGGGCTCGCTGCATGTGCCGGATCATCTGCTTCCGAAACTCAAAGATGCCGTCGCCAGGCTCTAG
- the folB gene encoding dihydroneopterin aldolase, with product MSAHIIIERLEFRGRCGVTAEERAKPQPLAVDVELDAAFEPAGHSDHLVDTIDYAKIAQRLVEIGTTQEACLLETLAERFLAMLFTDFPIKRANLWIRKLHPPIPHVTRSVGIRINRTRLAQQLSHIEPKPASFLVEQLHRLPKGRALDVAAGGGRHSLFLAARGYHVDAIDRDEAALTQLAAAAAATALPPIKTRTIDLEQPAPFDPGFGHETYDVVIVFFYLHRSLFPFLIDALKPGGLLIYETFTIDNYTHHKHPRRWEFCLAHNELLRMTSTLQILHYDEGAHDGVEGPRSTYTAQLVARKPLRSAPST from the coding sequence ATGTCAGCACACATCATCATTGAACGGCTGGAATTCCGTGGCCGCTGCGGCGTCACAGCAGAAGAACGGGCGAAGCCCCAGCCACTGGCAGTAGATGTGGAATTGGATGCGGCCTTCGAGCCGGCCGGCCACTCGGATCATCTCGTCGACACCATCGACTATGCGAAGATCGCACAACGCCTCGTCGAGATCGGTACGACGCAGGAAGCCTGCTTACTAGAAACTCTGGCGGAACGATTCCTGGCCATGCTGTTTACAGACTTTCCCATCAAACGGGCAAACCTCTGGATCCGTAAACTGCACCCGCCCATTCCGCATGTCACCCGCTCCGTCGGCATCAGGATCAACCGCACCAGGCTCGCGCAACAACTCAGCCATATCGAGCCGAAACCAGCCTCGTTTCTGGTCGAGCAACTACACCGACTTCCCAAAGGCCGGGCCTTGGATGTGGCGGCAGGCGGAGGGCGGCACTCGCTCTTTCTCGCCGCTCGCGGGTATCACGTCGATGCCATCGACCGCGACGAAGCTGCTCTTACCCAACTCGCTGCAGCCGCTGCAGCAACCGCACTCCCTCCGATCAAGACCAGAACAATCGACTTGGAGCAACCGGCGCCGTTCGATCCCGGATTCGGCCATGAGACCTACGATGTCGTCATCGTCTTTTTCTATCTGCATCGATCGCTCTTTCCCTTTCTCATTGATGCCCTCAAACCCGGCGGCCTGTTGATCTATGAAACCTTTACGATCGATAACTACACCCATCACAAACATCCGCGCCGGTGGGAGTTCTGCCTGGCCCACAATGAACTGCTGCGTATGACATCGACACTTCAAATCCTGCACTACGATGAAGGGGCTCACGACGGCGTGGAAGGTCCGCGCTCGACCTATACCGCACAATTGGTAGCCCGCAAGCCGCTGCGATCGGCTCCCTCGACATGA
- the moaC gene encoding cyclic pyranopterin monophosphate synthase MoaC, giving the protein MAEFTHFNESGRARMVDVSAKDSTERVGTAQATVLMLPATLEKIQRGKIAKGDVLAVAQVAGVMGAKKTPDLIPMCHPLLITSVDISFKEESQPNQAGLCAIHIYATVKTTGQTGVEMEAMTAASVAALTIYDMCKAIDRGMSFTNVCLLSKSGGKSGTYTRPD; this is encoded by the coding sequence ATGGCTGAGTTCACACACTTTAACGAGTCGGGCCGGGCGCGGATGGTCGATGTCAGCGCGAAAGACTCGACCGAACGGGTCGGGACTGCGCAGGCGACTGTCTTGATGCTTCCGGCCACGCTGGAGAAGATTCAGCGCGGGAAGATCGCCAAGGGCGATGTGCTGGCGGTAGCCCAGGTTGCCGGGGTGATGGGGGCCAAGAAGACCCCAGACCTTATTCCCATGTGCCACCCTCTCCTGATTACCAGCGTCGATATCTCTTTCAAAGAAGAATCTCAGCCGAACCAGGCAGGCCTCTGTGCCATCCATATCTACGCCACGGTCAAGACTACGGGGCAGACCGGTGTGGAGATGGAAGCGATGACAGCAGCGTCCGTAGCGGCGCTCACCATCTATGATATGTGCAAGGCGATCGATCGCGGGATGAGCTTCACGAATGTGTGCTTGCTCTCAAAGTCAGGCGGTAAGTCGGGAACCTATACGAGGCCTGACTGA
- a CDS encoding SH3 domain-containing protein produces MFAVAGGPSFAGNVLSNLFFARQPEPDLEFTEEELEQTSNTRSSSPMKSPKKSGGRPVLWILLLALIGGGAYVAMEPEMVMDWVNQFLGETPAPQMATRPAPIAPPAPASSDAPAPIPAGPQANAPMPATPPSSSPMASAPAPIEAPAAPSAIPAPSAMPTNPAMTAPPAPASLSPMFGEGQRVTVAVDPALAGGMIALSQDPAGTKPGPTVRPGTGLTILDGDLQQNGWVYSVRSDDGVKGWVAEKRLRLKP; encoded by the coding sequence ATGTTCGCAGTCGCTGGGGGTCCGTCGTTCGCAGGCAATGTGTTGTCCAATCTCTTTTTTGCCCGCCAACCGGAGCCGGATTTAGAGTTCACCGAAGAAGAATTGGAACAAACGTCAAATACCCGTTCGTCCTCACCCATGAAATCACCCAAGAAATCAGGCGGACGTCCCGTCCTCTGGATTCTGCTCTTAGCCCTCATCGGCGGTGGCGCCTATGTAGCCATGGAGCCGGAAATGGTGATGGACTGGGTCAATCAGTTCCTAGGCGAAACTCCGGCCCCACAGATGGCCACGAGACCGGCGCCGATCGCACCGCCAGCGCCAGCCTCGTCTGATGCGCCGGCCCCAATTCCGGCCGGTCCGCAGGCAAACGCTCCGATGCCCGCGACTCCGCCTTCGTCATCGCCAATGGCCTCGGCACCAGCCCCTATCGAAGCACCCGCAGCACCGAGCGCGATACCAGCGCCGTCTGCAATGCCGACGAATCCGGCAATGACAGCTCCGCCGGCACCCGCGTCCTTGTCTCCGATGTTCGGAGAAGGTCAGCGCGTCACGGTTGCGGTTGACCCTGCGCTCGCCGGCGGCATGATCGCGTTATCTCAAGATCCTGCCGGCACGAAGCCTGGCCCGACCGTTCGTCCGGGAACCGGCCTCACCATTCTTGACGGCGACCTCCAACAGAACGGATGGGTCTACTCTGTCCGCAGCGACGATGGCGTCAAGGGATGGGTCGCTGAAAAGCGCCTTCGCTTGAAACCGTAA
- a CDS encoding group II truncated hemoglobin — translation MTDNEQDNRVDLTPYQAAGGLEGLTKLVDEFYVNMDTLPEAQTIRNMHPKDLTVARKKLTYFLSGWLGGPKLFQQHYGPISIPDAHKPFSIGYEERDAWLLCMQRALAAQPYSTELKDYLLAALSVPAERVRQVNAGEV, via the coding sequence ATGACAGACAACGAGCAAGACAATCGCGTCGATCTCACCCCCTACCAGGCGGCAGGCGGGCTTGAGGGCCTCACAAAGCTGGTGGACGAGTTTTACGTCAACATGGATACGCTGCCAGAAGCTCAGACCATCCGGAACATGCACCCCAAGGATCTCACTGTCGCGCGCAAGAAATTGACCTATTTTCTTAGCGGCTGGCTTGGAGGCCCGAAGCTGTTTCAGCAACACTATGGGCCGATCAGCATTCCCGACGCGCACAAACCGTTCTCGATCGGATACGAGGAACGCGACGCCTGGCTGCTGTGCATGCAGCGAGCCCTTGCCGCCCAGCCATACAGTACCGAATTGAAAGACTATCTCTTAGCGGCACTCAGCGTCCCGGCTGAACGAGTCCGGCAAGTAAACGCAGGAGAAGTTTGA
- a CDS encoding secondary thiamine-phosphate synthase enzyme YjbQ produces MKSYREELWFETKTRRAYLNITPQVEAVLKASGVTEGLVLVNAMHITASVYINDDEPGLLRDFDDVLERLAPHDARYRHNETGEDNGDAHVKRQLMGREVVVAVTDGRLDFGPWEQIFYGEFDGCRRKRVLVKVIGE; encoded by the coding sequence ATGAAGTCGTATCGAGAGGAACTCTGGTTCGAGACTAAGACGCGCCGCGCCTATCTCAATATTACGCCTCAGGTCGAAGCCGTGCTCAAGGCGAGCGGAGTGACGGAAGGGTTGGTGCTGGTGAACGCGATGCATATCACCGCCAGCGTCTATATCAACGACGACGAACCGGGACTGCTGCGAGATTTCGATGATGTGCTCGAACGACTTGCGCCGCACGACGCGCGGTATCGGCACAATGAGACTGGGGAAGACAACGGCGATGCCCATGTGAAACGCCAACTCATGGGGCGTGAAGTCGTGGTGGCGGTAACGGATGGGCGGCTTGATTTTGGTCCCTGGGAACAGATCTTTTACGGTGAATTTGACGGATGTCGAAGGAAGCGTGTGTTGGTGAAAGTGATTGGTGAATGA
- a CDS encoding molybdenum cofactor biosynthesis protein has product MVTIKLFGMTKVLARNQGSLSLALTNGRRVKDLVEILDREYPQVGELIHKKKVLVSVNQEIAHEETEIKDGDEIALLPPFAGGSGMEPIDESQFVRVQRENFSIDQELDRVKSRSKRIGGIATFLGIARDRSKGRDVDSITFEHYEGMAEKKLREIRERALKDFDILELLIIHRYGEITIGENIVLIIAGAEHRAEAFQACKWAIDELKQITPIWKLERTPEGEVWVEEHP; this is encoded by the coding sequence ATGGTTACGATCAAGCTGTTCGGCATGACGAAGGTGCTGGCCAGGAATCAAGGGTCTCTCTCTCTGGCCTTGACGAATGGGCGGCGAGTGAAAGATTTGGTTGAGATTCTTGATCGCGAATATCCGCAGGTCGGGGAGTTGATTCATAAGAAGAAGGTCCTGGTGTCGGTCAATCAGGAGATTGCCCACGAGGAGACAGAAATCAAAGACGGTGATGAGATTGCATTGCTTCCTCCATTCGCAGGTGGATCAGGTATGGAACCGATAGACGAGAGCCAGTTCGTTCGGGTGCAGCGGGAGAATTTCTCCATCGACCAAGAGCTTGATCGGGTGAAGAGCCGGTCGAAGCGGATCGGCGGGATTGCGACGTTTCTGGGGATCGCCCGCGATCGCTCGAAAGGTCGGGATGTCGATAGCATCACCTTCGAGCATTACGAAGGGATGGCGGAGAAGAAGCTACGTGAGATCCGCGAGCGGGCGCTGAAAGATTTCGACATTTTGGAGTTGCTGATCATTCACCGCTACGGCGAAATTACGATCGGTGAGAATATCGTGCTGATTATCGCCGGTGCCGAGCATCGGGCGGAGGCGTTCCAGGCCTGCAAGTGGGCGATCGATGAGTTGAAGCAGATTACTCCTATTTGGAAGCTCGAACGCACGCCCGAGGGTGAAGTGTGGGTGGAAGAGCATCCGTAG
- a CDS encoding S1 family peptidase, with protein MAAIMLTISQEICQAQTAPPPVLRTSQFDQRVLETVVSIERRPSPDKEIPVGTGFIVRSSRNHLILVTAKHVVIDSDEKLVSDLVYRLNRIGGSTQLVRDADLAQIGVGSWFLSPQHDLAVRFLPIVQESPVKAIPLDRFVEEPQVEAGTPLAALGFPMGLRSVDHYKPIARRGMVGRADPLMVLADLFVFPGNSGGPVVYVPMSKTGDVSTDGAEIVRQEMLVGVVSSFIPYKEIAVSEHTKRPRVVFEENSGLANLVPAWIVKAFITTGDVMSFDETLSRKR; from the coding sequence GTGGCCGCAATCATGCTGACCATATCCCAGGAAATCTGCCAGGCACAAACGGCTCCGCCCCCTGTGCTCCGCACCTCACAGTTTGATCAGCGAGTGCTTGAGACCGTCGTCTCGATCGAACGGAGACCATCACCCGACAAAGAGATCCCGGTAGGCACTGGCTTCATTGTACGTTCCAGTCGGAACCATCTGATCCTTGTCACGGCAAAGCATGTGGTGATCGACTCTGACGAGAAGCTGGTTTCCGATCTCGTATACCGCCTCAACCGCATTGGTGGATCAACACAATTAGTGAGGGACGCTGACCTTGCACAGATAGGAGTCGGATCTTGGTTCCTATCTCCGCAGCACGATCTCGCCGTACGCTTCCTGCCAATTGTTCAGGAATCTCCAGTCAAAGCCATTCCGTTAGACCGATTCGTCGAGGAACCCCAGGTTGAAGCTGGCACCCCCCTCGCCGCGCTGGGATTCCCCATGGGACTCAGGTCTGTCGATCATTACAAGCCTATTGCTCGACGAGGCATGGTCGGTCGAGCAGACCCGTTGATGGTTCTCGCCGACCTCTTTGTTTTCCCCGGGAACAGCGGAGGCCCCGTTGTGTATGTCCCGATGTCCAAGACAGGTGACGTTTCCACCGATGGCGCCGAGATCGTGCGCCAGGAAATGTTAGTCGGAGTCGTCTCGTCCTTTATTCCTTATAAAGAAATCGCGGTAAGCGAGCACACGAAGCGCCCTCGCGTCGTATTCGAGGAGAACTCGGGCCTGGCCAACCTTGTGCCGGCGTGGATCGTGAAAGCTTTCATTACAACCGGCGACGTCATGTCGTTTGATGAGACGCTCAGCAGGAAGAGATGA
- a CDS encoding cysteine rich repeat-containing protein — protein MPKPSPSSSRLTAILVTIIGLGLVWGLVWANMPTKDQLHASAVSSRSMKVAPPTPALDLSIPGVPAPDAPGSHRVVVNGAEIIQSEQGVRGAGVALDPRTKQIAEMKCEAELQQACPDSLQGEGRRRCIERRAKQLPSLCQSVIRQQLVRWKEHSGHALACAEDVKRFCREVPSGEGQMLQCLQDHAQDVSDGCYATLPKGALTLRN, from the coding sequence ATGCCGAAACCATCGCCGTCATCAAGCCGCCTGACCGCCATTCTTGTGACCATAATCGGGCTGGGACTCGTGTGGGGGCTGGTCTGGGCGAATATGCCCACCAAAGATCAACTCCATGCATCCGCAGTCTCGTCCCGATCCATGAAGGTCGCTCCTCCGACGCCCGCGCTGGATCTGAGTATTCCAGGGGTGCCGGCCCCGGATGCGCCGGGATCGCATCGAGTCGTGGTCAACGGTGCGGAGATCATTCAATCTGAGCAGGGTGTGAGAGGGGCAGGCGTTGCGTTAGATCCGCGCACAAAGCAAATCGCGGAGATGAAATGCGAAGCTGAATTGCAGCAGGCCTGTCCGGATAGTCTGCAAGGCGAGGGGCGCCGACGCTGTATAGAGCGACGGGCCAAGCAGCTTCCATCCCTCTGTCAGTCGGTGATCCGTCAGCAGCTCGTGCGGTGGAAGGAACACTCCGGCCATGCGCTGGCGTGCGCGGAGGATGTGAAGCGCTTCTGCCGCGAGGTGCCGTCAGGCGAGGGGCAGATGTTGCAGTGCTTGCAGGACCACGCCCAGGATGTGTCGGATGGGTGCTACGCGACATTACCCAAAGGCGCACTCACTCTCAGAAACTAG
- a CDS encoding HAD family hydrolase, translating to MQTLRAILFDFDGVIANTEPLHFAGLRRTLADINIILTESDYYANYLGFDDRGCFLAALQANQRPITPAILHDLMTKKAVAYLASVRDHLVIFPGVREFVEQAAARYPLAIASGALRPEIELILEQAGLRKAFLHITSAEDVSRGKPDPQPFQYALAGLTRLHPDLGLDAASCLVIEDSLPGIRSAKSAGMKVLAVANTHTTQDLHEAHAITHSLADTGLDDLRTRLWPAVS from the coding sequence ATGCAGACGTTGCGCGCCATCCTCTTCGATTTCGACGGTGTCATCGCGAACACGGAGCCGCTACACTTTGCCGGGCTCCGGCGCACGCTGGCCGATATCAACATTATTCTTACGGAATCGGATTACTACGCCAACTATTTGGGATTTGATGATCGAGGGTGTTTCCTTGCGGCCCTGCAGGCCAATCAACGGCCGATCACTCCCGCAATCCTCCACGATCTGATGACGAAAAAAGCCGTCGCCTATCTCGCGTCGGTCCGTGATCATCTCGTCATTTTCCCCGGTGTGCGGGAGTTCGTCGAACAGGCCGCCGCCCGCTATCCCTTGGCAATCGCCTCCGGCGCCCTCCGTCCTGAAATCGAACTCATTCTCGAACAAGCCGGCCTGAGAAAAGCCTTCCTTCATATCACCAGCGCGGAAGATGTCAGCCGCGGCAAGCCCGATCCGCAACCCTTTCAATATGCGCTCGCAGGGTTAACTCGCCTGCACCCGGATCTCGGATTGGACGCGGCATCGTGCCTGGTCATCGAAGATTCGCTGCCCGGCATCCGATCGGCGAAATCCGCCGGCATGAAAGTGCTGGCTGTCGCCAATACCCACACGACGCAAGATTTGCATGAAGCCCATGCCATCACCCACAGCCTGGCGGACACCGGCCTAGACGACCTGCGCACCCGCCTATGGCCGGCCGTCTCATGA
- a CDS encoding serine/threonine-protein kinase, which yields MTHASSWLIQFAIVSFVALFAGPLLSKLPFAEHFPLTFLSMTGPQTIRLVVEGTGLLSLWILAFHAFRHMPDNGRGFTFLSRIILPLITIVVLIVGDKTIQVAGQTLIEEVGIQRYSLGYATALVITGLWLTVAWLLNIEALHLYVTAPAQTRGRKKTPQTADESHDTSESSGPSDTSDSASADSLDNGSPPAMLGRYKVLKELGRGAMGVVYLGKDPTIQRFVAIKTMRLDEVDDAEKLREVKSRFFREAESTGRLAHPNIVTIYDAGEEQDLGYIAMEVLEGTTLKHWARKPNLLPLDKLIPIIATVAEALDYAHQQGVVHRDIKPANIMITKGATVKVMDFGIAKMASSSKTQTNIVLGTPTYMSPEQIAGKKVDGRSDIFSLGVVLFEMLSGRPPFTADNLSALLFAIAHNPHPSIKIIRPDIPSALQLVLKQMLEKDPALRFRRASEVAQELRACLQGQTV from the coding sequence ATGACACACGCATCCAGCTGGCTCATTCAGTTCGCAATCGTCTCATTCGTGGCCCTCTTTGCAGGTCCGCTCCTGAGCAAGCTGCCGTTTGCCGAGCACTTCCCCCTAACCTTCCTCAGCATGACAGGACCACAAACGATTCGCCTGGTCGTTGAAGGCACCGGCCTCCTCTCGCTCTGGATTCTGGCCTTTCATGCCTTTCGCCACATGCCGGACAACGGACGCGGCTTCACCTTTCTCAGCCGGATCATCCTTCCGCTGATCACGATCGTCGTCCTCATTGTCGGGGACAAGACCATCCAAGTAGCCGGACAAACGCTGATTGAAGAAGTCGGCATCCAGCGATACAGCCTCGGCTATGCCACCGCGCTGGTCATCACCGGGCTCTGGTTGACTGTCGCCTGGCTACTCAATATCGAGGCCCTCCATCTCTACGTCACCGCCCCTGCACAGACACGCGGTCGAAAGAAGACGCCCCAGACCGCCGACGAGAGTCATGACACTTCTGAAAGTTCCGGTCCATCCGATACCTCTGACTCAGCCTCCGCAGATTCGCTCGACAATGGATCTCCCCCCGCCATGCTTGGACGATACAAAGTCCTGAAGGAACTTGGACGCGGAGCCATGGGGGTCGTGTATCTCGGCAAAGACCCCACGATTCAACGATTCGTGGCCATCAAAACCATGCGACTCGATGAGGTCGACGATGCGGAGAAGCTCCGGGAAGTGAAATCCCGGTTTTTCCGCGAAGCGGAATCGACCGGCCGGCTCGCACACCCCAATATCGTCACGATTTACGACGCGGGCGAAGAGCAGGACCTCGGCTACATCGCCATGGAGGTGCTGGAGGGCACCACGCTCAAGCACTGGGCGCGCAAACCCAACCTGCTGCCGCTCGACAAACTGATTCCAATCATTGCCACCGTCGCCGAGGCCCTGGACTATGCCCATCAACAAGGCGTCGTGCATCGCGACATTAAGCCGGCCAATATCATGATCACCAAAGGCGCGACGGTGAAAGTCATGGATTTTGGCATTGCGAAAATGGCCTCGTCGTCGAAGACGCAAACCAACATCGTGCTCGGCACCCCCACCTATATGTCACCGGAACAGATTGCCGGGAAAAAGGTCGATGGACGATCCGATATTTTCTCGCTGGGAGTCGTCCTCTTTGAAATGCTGAGCGGCCGTCCCCCCTTCACGGCGGATAACTTATCCGCCTTGCTCTTCGCGATTGCCCATAATCCTCACCCCTCCATAAAGATCATTCGTCCTGATATTCCCTCGGCCCTCCAACTGGTGCTCAAGCAAATGCTCGAAAAAGATCCAGCCTTACGGTTTCGACGGGCATCCGAGGTCGCCCAGGAATTGCGCGCGTGCCTGCAAGGCCAGACCGTCTAA
- a CDS encoding cobalamin-binding protein, translated as MRICSLVPGATEVVAALDLADQLVAVSHECDYPESVRHVPSVVEPMLDQHTLSSDAIDQAVKQLVSTGQRLYRLNEQRLLAARPDVILTQDLCHVCAVTPDQLTQAITALPSAPQLVTLNPTSMEDMLRDIERIAQAVGAPDRGHQLLQSLRGRLDRVSAAIRPTRPRVVCLEWLDPLYIAGHWVPEMVALAGGEDVLGRRDHPSRETTWQEVTDANPDILLIMPCGYSVQRTLDELSRLQHTNPPWSAQLARWPQTYVLDANSYFSRPGPRLVDGVELLAAILHPGPSHHLNPAAAVRLTTAALSVESRA; from the coding sequence ATGCGTATCTGCTCGCTGGTCCCCGGCGCCACAGAGGTTGTCGCCGCGCTCGACCTCGCGGATCAATTAGTGGCCGTCAGCCACGAGTGCGACTACCCGGAATCCGTCCGGCACGTCCCATCCGTCGTTGAGCCGATGCTTGATCAGCACACCCTCTCAAGTGACGCCATCGATCAAGCGGTCAAACAGCTCGTGAGTACCGGTCAACGGCTCTATCGCCTCAACGAGCAACGCCTGCTTGCGGCTCGCCCGGACGTCATCTTGACTCAGGATCTCTGTCATGTGTGCGCCGTGACGCCGGATCAATTGACACAGGCCATCACCGCGCTCCCCTCCGCGCCACAGCTCGTGACGCTGAATCCGACGTCAATGGAAGACATGCTGCGCGACATCGAACGCATCGCTCAGGCCGTGGGTGCGCCCGACCGGGGACACCAATTGCTCCAGTCCTTACGCGGCCGGCTCGATCGAGTATCCGCCGCCATACGCCCTACTCGTCCGCGCGTGGTCTGCCTGGAATGGCTTGACCCGCTCTATATTGCCGGGCATTGGGTGCCTGAAATGGTGGCCCTCGCGGGCGGAGAGGATGTGCTTGGCCGCCGCGATCACCCCTCGCGTGAAACCACCTGGCAGGAAGTCACGGATGCCAACCCAGACATCCTGCTCATCATGCCCTGCGGCTATTCCGTTCAACGAACGCTGGATGAACTCAGCCGCCTTCAACACACGAATCCACCATGGTCCGCACAGCTCGCTCGCTGGCCTCAGACCTATGTCCTCGATGCGAACTCCTATTTTAGCCGTCCCGGCCCCCGGCTTGTTGACGGCGTGGAGTTACTCGCCGCCATCCTTCACCCGGGGCCATCGCATCACTTGAACCCTGCCGCGGCCGTCCGTCTGACGACCGCTGCGCTCTCCGTGGAGTCTCGCGCATGA